Proteins encoded together in one Sinorhizobium meliloti window:
- a CDS encoding 2-hydroxyacid dehydrogenase — protein sequence MTSKKKPTVYITRKLPDVVETRMRELFDAELNIDDTPRSQPELVAAVKRADVLVPTVTDRIDAALIEQAGPQLKLIAAFSNGVDNIDVDAAARKGITVTNTPNVLTEDTADMTMALILAVPRRLAEGAQVLTDRKGEWAGWSPTWMLGRRIAGKRIGIVGMGRIGTAVARRAKAFGLSIHYHNRHRVKPETEEMLEATYWDSLDQMLARVDIVSVNCPSTPATYHLLSARRLALMRPDSYIVNTARGGIIDEAALIKSLREGKIAGAGLDVFENEPSVNPKLIKLAGEGKVVLLPHMSSATLEGRIDMGEKVVINIRTFFDGHRPPDRVLPGRD from the coding sequence ATGACAAGCAAGAAAAAGCCAACGGTCTACATCACCCGCAAACTGCCGGATGTCGTCGAAACCAGGATGCGTGAGCTCTTCGACGCGGAGCTGAACATCGATGACACGCCGCGCAGCCAGCCGGAGCTGGTCGCCGCGGTCAAACGGGCCGACGTGCTCGTGCCGACGGTGACGGACCGGATCGATGCGGCTCTGATCGAGCAGGCCGGGCCGCAGCTGAAGCTCATTGCCGCCTTCTCGAACGGCGTCGACAACATCGATGTGGATGCGGCCGCGCGCAAGGGCATCACCGTCACCAACACGCCGAACGTCCTGACGGAGGACACGGCCGACATGACCATGGCGCTGATCCTCGCGGTGCCCCGCCGGCTCGCCGAAGGTGCGCAGGTGCTGACCGACCGCAAGGGGGAGTGGGCAGGCTGGTCTCCCACCTGGATGCTGGGCCGGCGCATTGCCGGAAAACGCATCGGCATCGTCGGCATGGGGAGAATCGGCACCGCCGTCGCCCGCCGTGCCAAGGCCTTCGGGCTTTCGATCCACTATCACAATCGCCACCGCGTCAAACCGGAAACCGAGGAGATGCTGGAAGCGACCTACTGGGACAGCCTCGACCAGATGCTCGCCCGCGTCGACATCGTCTCCGTCAACTGCCCGTCGACCCCGGCGACCTATCATCTGCTCTCGGCCCGGCGGCTGGCCCTGATGCGGCCCGACAGCTACATCGTCAACACCGCGCGCGGCGGCATCATCGACGAGGCGGCGCTGATCAAGAGCCTCCGCGAGGGCAAGATCGCCGGCGCCGGGCTCGACGTGTTCGAGAACGAGCCGTCCGTCAATCCGAAGCTCATCAAGCTCGCCGGCGAGGGAAAGGTCGTTCTCCTGCCGCATATGAGCTCGGCGACCCTGGAAGGCCGTATCGACATGGGCGAAAAGGTGGTGATCAACATCCGCACCTTCTTCGACGGCCATCGCCCGCCGGACCGGGTCCTTCCGGGGCGGGATTGA
- a CDS encoding adenosine kinase — protein MAKYDVLTIGNAIVDIIARCDDSFLEENGIIKGAMNLINADRAELLYSRMGPAVEASGGSAGNTAAGVASLGGRAAYFGKVADDQLGEIFTHDIRAQGVHFQTKPLDGHPPTARSMIFVTEDGERSMNTYLGACVELGPEDVEDDVVAQSKVTYFEGYLWDPPRAKDAIREAARIAHAHGRETAMTLSDSFCVHRYRSEFLELMRSGTVDIVFANRQEALALYETEDFDRALELLAKDCKLAAVTLSEEGSVVVRGAERVRVGASVLEQVVDTTGAGDLYAAGFLFGYTSGRSLEECSRLGNLAAGIVIGQIGPRPLVSLATAARQAALV, from the coding sequence ATGGCAAAATACGACGTTCTGACGATCGGCAACGCGATCGTCGATATCATTGCGCGCTGCGATGACAGCTTTCTCGAAGAAAACGGCATCATCAAGGGCGCGATGAACCTCATCAATGCCGATCGTGCCGAACTGCTCTATTCGAGAATGGGACCGGCGGTCGAAGCCTCCGGCGGCAGCGCCGGCAATACGGCGGCTGGCGTCGCGAGCCTCGGCGGCCGCGCCGCCTATTTCGGCAAGGTCGCCGACGACCAGCTCGGCGAAATCTTCACCCATGATATCCGCGCACAGGGCGTCCATTTTCAGACGAAGCCGCTCGACGGCCATCCCCCGACGGCCCGCTCGATGATTTTCGTGACCGAGGACGGCGAGCGCTCGATGAACACCTATCTCGGCGCCTGCGTCGAGCTCGGCCCGGAGGACGTCGAGGACGACGTCGTCGCCCAGTCGAAGGTCACCTATTTCGAAGGCTATCTGTGGGACCCGCCACGTGCCAAGGATGCGATCCGCGAAGCGGCGCGCATCGCCCACGCCCATGGGCGGGAAACGGCGATGACGCTGTCCGACAGTTTCTGCGTGCATCGCTACCGCAGCGAGTTTCTCGAACTCATGCGCTCGGGCACGGTCGATATCGTCTTCGCCAACCGGCAGGAGGCGCTCGCGCTTTACGAGACCGAGGACTTCGATCGCGCGCTCGAACTGCTGGCCAAGGACTGCAAGCTTGCGGCGGTCACGCTGAGCGAGGAAGGCTCCGTCGTCGTGCGCGGCGCTGAGCGCGTACGCGTCGGCGCGAGCGTTCTGGAGCAGGTGGTCGACACCACCGGCGCCGGCGATCTCTATGCCGCCGGCTTCCTCTTCGGCTATACCAGCGGCCGCTCGCTCGAGGAGTGCAGCAGGCTCGGCAATCTGGCAGCCGGTATCGTCATAGGCCAGATCGGCCCGCGGCCGCTGGTCTCGCTTGCAACCGCTGCCCGGCAGGCAGCTCTCGTCTGA
- the polA gene encoding DNA polymerase I, with translation MKNGDHLFLVDGSGFIFRAFHAIPPLNRKSDGLPVNAVAGFCNMLWKLLTDARDTSVGVTPTHLAVIFDYSSKTFRNGLYDQYKANRTAPPEDLIPQFGLIRHATRAFNLPCIEKEGYEADDLIATYARLAEEAGADVTIVSSDKDLMQLVTPKVSMYDSMKDKQITVPDVIEKWGVPPEKMIDLQAMTGDSTDNVPGIPGIGPKTAAQLLEEYGDLDTLLERAGEIKQQKRRESIIANADLARLSRELVTLKKDTPLDVPPEDFRLDSQDGPKLIAFLKAMEFTTLTRRVAAATDTDAEAIEPAHVPVEWGAQAHGPDLDVGEAGGPPPSPQSSSATPPRGNAARAAVSFLSSGQDADTTGATPAGLAEARAAYFGKAAFDHSGYLTIRDLDTLERWIADAREAGLVGFDTQATSPDAMRADLVGFSLAVADYANDPSGSRIRAAYVPLAHKSGVSDLLGGGPVDSQVPVREALSRIKDLLEDPSVLKVGQNLKYGYLVMKRHGIAMRSFDDTMLMSYVLDAGNGAHGMDSLAERWLGHKPIAYKDVTGTGRSSLTFDFVDIDKATTYAAEDADIALRLWHVLKPRLAAKGLTRVYERLERPLISVLAGMEERGITIDRQILSRLSGELAQGAAALEDEIYRLAGETFTIGSPKQLGDILFGKMGLPGGSKTKTGQWSTSAQVLEDLAAAGHDLPRKIVDWRQLTKLKSTYTDALPGFVHPETRRVHTCFAMAATATGRLSSSDPNLQNIPIRTGEGRKIRTAFVAAPGHKLVSADYSQIELRVLAHVADIPQLRQAFADGVDIHAMTASEMFGVPVDGMPSEIRRRAKAINFGIIYGISAFGLANQLSIERSEAGDYIKRYFERFPGIRDYMENTKAFARENGYVETIFGRRAHYPDIRSSNPSMRAFNERASINAPIQGSAADIIRRAMVKMEPALEAAKVSARMLLQVHDELIFEVEDGEIERTIPVIISVMENAAMPALDMRVPLKVDARAAHNWDEAH, from the coding sequence ATGAAAAACGGTGATCATCTCTTCCTCGTCGACGGCTCGGGCTTCATCTTCCGGGCGTTCCACGCTATCCCGCCGCTCAACCGCAAGTCGGACGGGCTTCCCGTCAATGCGGTTGCGGGATTCTGCAATATGCTCTGGAAGCTTTTGACCGACGCGCGCGACACCTCCGTGGGCGTGACGCCGACGCATTTGGCCGTGATCTTCGACTATTCCTCGAAGACCTTCCGCAACGGGCTCTACGACCAGTACAAGGCCAACCGGACGGCGCCGCCGGAGGATCTGATCCCGCAGTTCGGGCTCATCCGCCACGCCACCCGCGCTTTCAACCTGCCCTGCATCGAGAAGGAGGGCTACGAGGCCGACGACCTCATCGCGACCTATGCGCGGCTTGCCGAGGAGGCGGGCGCCGACGTGACCATCGTTTCCTCCGACAAGGACCTCATGCAGCTCGTCACGCCGAAAGTGTCGATGTACGACAGCATGAAGGACAAGCAGATCACCGTTCCGGACGTGATCGAAAAGTGGGGCGTGCCCCCGGAAAAGATGATCGATCTCCAGGCCATGACCGGCGATTCGACCGACAACGTGCCGGGCATCCCCGGGATCGGGCCGAAGACGGCAGCCCAGCTCCTCGAAGAATATGGCGATCTGGACACGCTGCTCGAACGGGCTGGCGAGATCAAACAGCAGAAGCGGCGCGAGTCCATCATCGCCAATGCCGATCTGGCGCGCCTTTCGCGTGAGCTCGTGACGTTGAAGAAGGACACGCCGCTCGACGTTCCGCCCGAGGACTTCAGGCTCGATTCGCAGGACGGCCCGAAGCTCATCGCATTCCTGAAGGCGATGGAATTCACCACGCTCACGCGCCGCGTCGCAGCGGCGACCGATACGGATGCGGAAGCGATCGAACCGGCTCATGTGCCGGTCGAATGGGGCGCGCAGGCGCATGGACCGGATCTGGACGTCGGCGAGGCCGGCGGCCCGCCGCCGTCGCCGCAATCATCGAGCGCGACGCCGCCCAGGGGAAATGCGGCCAGGGCGGCTGTCTCGTTCCTCTCCTCCGGCCAGGATGCCGATACGACCGGCGCGACGCCCGCGGGCCTCGCCGAGGCGCGTGCGGCCTATTTCGGCAAAGCCGCGTTCGATCATTCCGGATATCTCACCATCCGCGATCTCGATACGCTCGAGCGTTGGATCGCCGACGCCCGCGAGGCGGGGCTCGTCGGCTTCGACACTCAGGCGACGTCGCCCGACGCCATGCGCGCCGACCTCGTCGGCTTTTCGCTCGCGGTCGCCGATTACGCGAACGACCCGTCGGGCTCCAGGATCAGGGCGGCCTATGTGCCGCTCGCGCACAAGAGCGGCGTCAGCGACCTCCTGGGGGGTGGACCTGTCGACAGCCAGGTACCGGTCCGCGAGGCCCTTAGCCGGATAAAGGACCTGCTGGAGGACCCGTCCGTCCTGAAGGTCGGGCAGAACCTGAAATACGGCTACCTCGTGATGAAGCGGCACGGCATCGCCATGCGAAGCTTCGACGACACGATGCTGATGTCCTATGTGCTCGACGCCGGCAACGGCGCCCACGGCATGGATTCGCTTGCCGAGCGGTGGCTCGGCCACAAGCCGATCGCCTATAAGGACGTCACCGGCACCGGCCGGTCTTCGCTCACCTTCGACTTCGTCGACATCGACAAGGCAACGACCTATGCGGCCGAGGATGCGGATATCGCGCTGAGGCTTTGGCATGTGCTGAAGCCCCGGCTTGCCGCCAAGGGGTTGACGCGCGTCTACGAGCGACTGGAGCGACCGCTGATTTCTGTCCTTGCCGGGATGGAGGAACGCGGCATAACCATCGACCGGCAGATCCTGTCACGCCTTTCCGGCGAGCTGGCACAAGGGGCGGCGGCGCTCGAAGACGAGATCTATCGCCTCGCCGGCGAGACATTCACCATCGGCTCGCCGAAGCAGCTCGGCGACATTCTCTTCGGCAAGATGGGCCTTCCGGGCGGCTCCAAGACCAAGACCGGGCAATGGTCGACCTCCGCGCAGGTGCTCGAAGACCTCGCGGCCGCCGGGCACGACCTGCCTCGCAAGATCGTCGACTGGCGGCAGCTGACCAAGTTGAAATCGACCTACACCGACGCCCTGCCCGGCTTCGTGCATCCGGAGACGAGGCGCGTCCACACCTGTTTTGCAATGGCTGCGACGGCGACCGGGCGGCTTTCCTCCTCGGATCCGAACCTGCAGAACATTCCGATCAGGACCGGCGAAGGCCGCAAGATCCGCACGGCCTTCGTGGCGGCGCCGGGACACAAGCTGGTCTCGGCCGACTATAGCCAGATCGAGCTGAGAGTGCTCGCCCATGTGGCCGACATCCCGCAGCTGCGCCAGGCTTTCGCCGATGGCGTCGACATCCATGCGATGACGGCTTCCGAAATGTTCGGCGTGCCGGTGGACGGCATGCCGAGCGAGATCCGCCGCCGCGCCAAGGCGATCAATTTCGGCATCATCTACGGCATCTCCGCCTTCGGGCTAGCCAACCAGCTTTCGATCGAGCGTTCGGAGGCGGGTGACTACATCAAACGGTATTTCGAACGCTTCCCCGGCATTCGCGACTATATGGAGAACACCAAGGCCTTTGCACGCGAGAACGGCTATGTCGAGACGATCTTCGGACGCCGGGCCCACTACCCGGACATCCGCTCGTCCAATCCGTCGATGCGTGCCTTCAACGAGCGCGCTTCGATCAATGCCCCGATCCAGGGCTCGGCCGCCGACATCATCCGCCGCGCGATGGTCAAGATGGAGCCGGCACTCGAAGCGGCAAAGGTCTCCGCGCGAATGCTGCTTCAGGTCCATGACGAGCTGATCTTCGAGGTGGAGGATGGCGAGATCGAGCGCACCATTCCGGTCATCATCTCGGTGATGGAGAACGCCGCGATGCCCGCGCTCGACATGAGGGTGCCTCTCAAGGTCGATGCTCGCGCGGCACACAACTGGGACGAGGCGCATTGA
- a CDS encoding 2,3-bisphosphoglycerate-dependent phosphoglycerate mutase yields the protein MSGTLVLVRHGQSDWNLKNLFTGWRDPDLTELGIEEAKAGGKALADYGIKFDIAFTSVLIRAQRTCQLVLDAVGQSSLETVRDQALNERDYGDLSGLNKDDARAKWGEEQVHIWRRSYDVPPPGGESLRDTGARVWPYYLTDILPRVLSGEKVLVAAHGNSLRSLVMVLDKLTKEQILKLNLATGVPMVYKLNADSTVASKEVLGDMSGAH from the coding sequence ATGAGCGGCACCCTCGTCCTTGTCCGGCACGGCCAGAGCGACTGGAACCTGAAGAACCTCTTCACCGGCTGGCGCGATCCCGACCTCACCGAGCTCGGCATCGAGGAGGCAAAGGCCGGCGGCAAGGCGCTTGCCGATTACGGCATCAAGTTCGACATCGCATTCACCTCCGTCCTCATCCGGGCCCAGCGTACCTGCCAGCTCGTCCTCGACGCCGTCGGCCAGTCGTCGCTCGAAACGGTCCGCGACCAAGCCTTGAACGAGCGCGACTACGGCGACCTCTCCGGTCTCAACAAGGACGATGCCCGGGCGAAATGGGGCGAAGAACAGGTCCATATCTGGCGCCGCTCCTACGACGTGCCGCCGCCCGGCGGCGAGAGCCTGCGCGACACCGGCGCCCGCGTCTGGCCCTATTATCTGACCGATATCCTGCCGCGCGTGCTTTCGGGCGAGAAGGTGCTCGTCGCCGCCCATGGCAACTCGCTACGCTCCCTCGTCATGGTGCTGGACAAGCTGACCAAGGAGCAGATCCTCAAGCTCAATCTCGCGACCGGAGTGCCGATGGTCTACAAGCTGAACGCGGATTCGACGGTCGCTTCGAAGGAAGTGCTCGGGGATATGTCCGGGGCGCATTGA
- a CDS encoding AAA family ATPase: MLIILGGLPGSGKTTIARALAKRLRAVHVRVDTIEQCIRVSGVPGSVVGAAGYVAAYGVAEDNLTLGHTVIADSVNGLGVTRDAWLAVADRSAARAVEVEVVCSDKAEHRRRAETRLSDVPGLTKPSWEEITHRVYEDWGSRPLVIDTAKKSPDELVADLISKLERQKPGS; encoded by the coding sequence ATGCTCATCATCTTGGGAGGCTTGCCCGGATCCGGGAAGACGACGATTGCTCGCGCTTTGGCGAAGCGATTGCGCGCGGTGCATGTGCGCGTCGATACGATCGAGCAATGCATCCGGGTTTCGGGCGTCCCGGGCTCCGTCGTCGGGGCCGCAGGATATGTAGCGGCCTACGGGGTGGCTGAAGACAACCTCACGCTCGGCCACACCGTCATCGCGGATTCCGTCAATGGCCTGGGTGTGACGCGAGACGCCTGGCTCGCCGTGGCAGACCGATCGGCGGCACGGGCGGTCGAGGTGGAGGTCGTCTGCTCGGACAAGGCGGAACATCGCCGGCGCGCGGAAACGCGGCTTTCCGACGTACCGGGTCTGACGAAACCAAGCTGGGAAGAGATTACCCATCGCGTTTACGAAGATTGGGGATCGCGACCCCTCGTCATCGACACCGCGAAGAAGAGCCCCGACGAGCTCGTCGCCGATCTCATTTCGAAGCTCGAACGCCAAAAACCGGGGAGCTGA
- the nth gene encoding endonuclease III — MKNVKLKSPPQAPKPAKATTRRTGPRSAYRRAEVEEIFRRFSVQRPEPKGELEHVNPFTLVVAVALSAQATDAGVNKATRQLFAVADTPEKMLALGEERVRDHIKTIGLYRNKAKNVIALSEKLITDFGGEVPRTREELVTLPGVGRKTANVVLSMAFGQPTMAVDTHIFRIANRIRLAPGKTPDEVEAHLLRVIPERYLLHAHHWLILHGRYVCKARRPECERCVIADLCKSPEKTCDIPAPLVELPPQAISLAAH, encoded by the coding sequence ATGAAAAACGTGAAGCTCAAATCGCCACCACAAGCGCCAAAGCCGGCGAAAGCGACAACGCGCCGCACGGGGCCGCGCAGTGCCTACCGCAGGGCGGAAGTCGAGGAAATCTTCCGCCGATTTTCGGTGCAGCGTCCGGAACCGAAGGGCGAGCTCGAGCACGTCAATCCGTTCACGCTCGTCGTGGCGGTCGCTCTCTCGGCGCAGGCGACGGATGCCGGCGTCAACAAGGCGACCCGGCAGCTCTTCGCTGTCGCCGATACGCCGGAAAAGATGCTGGCGCTCGGCGAGGAACGGGTTCGCGATCATATCAAGACGATCGGCCTCTACCGCAACAAGGCGAAAAACGTCATCGCTCTCTCCGAGAAGCTCATCACCGACTTCGGCGGCGAGGTGCCGCGCACGCGCGAGGAGCTCGTGACGCTGCCCGGCGTCGGGCGAAAGACCGCCAATGTCGTGCTCTCCATGGCCTTCGGTCAGCCGACGATGGCCGTCGACACCCATATCTTCCGCATCGCCAACCGTATCCGTCTTGCCCCGGGCAAGACGCCGGATGAGGTGGAGGCCCACCTCCTGCGGGTGATCCCGGAGCGCTATCTGCTCCACGCCCATCACTGGCTGATCCTGCATGGCCGCTACGTCTGCAAGGCGCGCCGGCCGGAATGCGAGCGCTGCGTGATAGCGGACCTCTGCAAATCGCCGGAAAAGACCTGCGACATCCCGGCCCCGCTCGTGGAATTGCCGCCGCAAGCGATCTCGCTCGCCGCTCATTGA
- a CDS encoding DUF2244 domain-containing protein — protein sequence MIKGNAAPNIDDEPIFAAELTPYRSLGHRGLKIFLMIAGVMSLMHIVVFLVIGAWPVVFFFGLDFILLFGAFWLNYHTARAREEVSVSRTDVSVRKFAPSGRMIEHRFNTFWARFSIKRHQEIGIVSMKISGGGRQTDIGSFLNRDDRETFAVAFARALATARSR from the coding sequence ATGATCAAAGGCAACGCTGCGCCAAACATCGATGACGAGCCGATCTTTGCGGCCGAACTCACCCCCTACCGCTCGCTGGGACATAGGGGCCTCAAGATTTTCCTGATGATCGCCGGCGTCATGAGTCTGATGCACATCGTCGTATTTCTGGTCATCGGCGCCTGGCCGGTCGTCTTTTTCTTCGGCCTCGATTTCATCCTGCTATTCGGTGCCTTCTGGCTCAACTACCACACTGCGCGGGCCCGCGAGGAGGTCAGCGTTTCGCGCACCGACGTGTCGGTCAGGAAGTTCGCGCCCTCGGGGAGGATGATCGAGCACCGCTTCAACACCTTCTGGGCGCGCTTCAGCATCAAGCGTCATCAGGAGATCGGCATCGTGTCGATGAAGATCAGTGGCGGCGGCCGGCAGACCGATATCGGCTCTTTCCTCAACCGCGACGACCGCGAAACCTTCGCCGTCGCCTTCGCCCGGGCACTGGCGACCGCCAGGTCGCGTTGA
- a CDS encoding VOC family protein, with product MKSTSYYPVIMTQDVRQTADFYVKHLGFEALFVSDWYMHLQSTENDHVTLAVLDYRHETVPDRHRAPVQGLLLNFEVEDPDRLYDTMREAGLPILKPICDEDFGQRHFITADPNGVMIDIIKPIPPSAEFAAAYDAKALPT from the coding sequence ATGAAATCGACAAGCTATTACCCGGTGATCATGACGCAGGACGTTCGGCAGACGGCGGATTTCTACGTCAAGCATCTGGGCTTCGAGGCGCTTTTCGTGAGCGATTGGTACATGCACCTCCAGTCGACCGAAAACGATCATGTGACGCTCGCGGTGCTCGATTACCGTCATGAGACGGTGCCCGACCGGCACCGGGCGCCGGTGCAGGGCCTGCTCCTGAATTTCGAGGTGGAAGATCCCGATCGGCTCTATGACACGATGCGTGAAGCGGGCCTGCCCATCCTCAAGCCGATCTGCGACGAAGACTTCGGCCAGCGTCATTTCATCACGGCCGATCCGAACGGCGTGATGATCGACATCATTAAACCGATCCCGCCAAGCGCCGAGTTCGCCGCCGCCTATGACGCAAAGGCGCTGCCGACGTGA
- a CDS encoding bifunctional helix-turn-helix domain-containing protein/methylated-DNA--[protein]-cysteine S-methyltransferase yields the protein MNVVTSIPTDITPEGTDYDTVRRVIAMLTEDYREQPSLESLARHLGQSPTQLQKVFTRWAGLSPKAFLQAVTLDHAKRLLRQEDMPLLETSIEVGLSGPSRLHDLFVTHEAMSPGEWKARGAGLTIRYGFHPSPFGTALVMVTDRGLAGLAFADSGEERASFEDMAARWPNAVYVEDSAATARYAARIFDPDRWCAEEPLRIFLIGSDFQIRVWQTLLQIPLGKATTYSKIAENLGQPTASRAVGAAVGRNPISFVVPCHRALGKTGDLTGYHWGLTRKRAILGWEAGKA from the coding sequence ATGAACGTCGTTACATCCATTCCCACCGACATCACCCCGGAAGGCACCGACTACGACACGGTCAGGCGTGTGATCGCGATGCTGACCGAAGACTATCGCGAGCAGCCGTCGCTCGAGTCGCTCGCCCGGCACCTCGGCCAGTCGCCGACACAGCTCCAGAAGGTCTTCACACGTTGGGCCGGGCTTTCGCCGAAGGCCTTCCTGCAGGCGGTCACCCTCGATCATGCCAAGCGGCTCCTGCGCCAGGAAGACATGCCCTTGCTCGAGACCAGCATCGAGGTCGGTCTGTCAGGCCCGAGCCGGCTGCACGATCTTTTCGTCACCCATGAGGCCATGTCGCCCGGCGAGTGGAAGGCGCGCGGCGCCGGCCTCACCATCCGCTACGGCTTTCACCCCTCGCCCTTCGGCACGGCCCTGGTGATGGTGACCGACCGCGGCCTCGCCGGCCTTGCCTTCGCCGATTCGGGCGAGGAGCGCGCGAGCTTCGAAGACATGGCCGCCCGGTGGCCGAACGCCGTCTATGTCGAGGACAGCGCGGCGACGGCGCGCTATGCGGCACGCATTTTCGACCCCGACCGCTGGTGCGCGGAAGAGCCGCTCCGGATTTTCCTGATCGGTTCGGATTTCCAGATCCGCGTATGGCAGACCCTGCTGCAGATTCCGCTCGGCAAGGCCACGACCTATTCCAAGATCGCCGAAAACCTCGGCCAGCCGACGGCCTCGCGTGCGGTCGGCGCCGCGGTGGGGCGCAACCCGATCTCCTTCGTCGTCCCCTGCCACCGTGCGCTCGGCAAGACCGGCGATCTCACCGGCTATCACTGGGGCCTGACGCGCAAGCGCGCGATCCTCGGCTGGGAGGCCGGGAAGGCTTGA
- a CDS encoding SH3 domain-containing protein: MAALLGAVLTAGTAQAQAAKGPSGLPLPRFVSLKAKSVNLRIGPSVDYAVAFRYLKSGVPVEIIQEYDNWRRIRDADGTEGWVNQALLSGDRTALAAPWMRSKGEGVFVNMRRDPQSTAPIVARVEPGVMLHIGECNGDWCHADTQGVEGWIAQSEIWGAYPGEAFK; encoded by the coding sequence ATGGCAGCCTTGCTCGGAGCGGTCTTGACGGCCGGCACCGCCCAGGCGCAGGCGGCGAAGGGGCCGAGCGGCCTTCCCCTCCCCCGCTTCGTCAGCCTGAAGGCGAAAAGCGTGAACTTGAGAATCGGCCCGAGCGTCGACTATGCGGTGGCGTTCCGCTATCTCAAATCCGGCGTGCCGGTCGAGATCATTCAGGAATATGACAACTGGCGCCGTATCCGCGACGCCGACGGAACCGAGGGCTGGGTCAACCAGGCGCTTCTCTCCGGCGACCGCACGGCGCTGGCGGCCCCGTGGATGCGCAGCAAGGGAGAGGGTGTTTTCGTCAACATGCGGCGCGATCCGCAGAGCACGGCGCCGATCGTCGCGCGCGTCGAACCAGGCGTCATGCTGCACATCGGCGAATGCAACGGCGACTGGTGCCATGCCGACACGCAAGGGGTCGAAGGCTGGATTGCCCAGAGCGAGATCTGGGGCGCCTATCCCGGCGAGGCCTTCAAGTAA
- a CDS encoding TetR/AcrR family transcriptional regulator, with protein MQQKEPRRSNRERSDATRTAILDAARALFVSRGYAETATPDIVAAAGLTRGALYHHFEDKKALFRAIVEREARDVAATIEQLAGAPLPPREALLAGAAGYFDAMAVPGRVRLLLLDGPAVLGVTEMAALDAAHGGRTLEEGLAAAMAPHRLEEKTVKAMAFLLSAAFDRAALEIDAGAARADYAYAIDRLIDRLIAQ; from the coding sequence ATGCAACAGAAAGAACCAAGACGCTCCAACCGGGAGCGCTCCGATGCCACCCGCACGGCGATCCTTGATGCCGCACGCGCGCTCTTCGTCTCCAGAGGCTACGCCGAAACGGCGACGCCGGACATCGTTGCCGCAGCCGGGCTCACGCGCGGCGCGCTCTATCACCACTTCGAGGACAAGAAGGCGCTGTTTCGGGCGATCGTCGAACGGGAAGCACGTGACGTCGCGGCGACGATCGAGCAATTGGCCGGTGCTCCCCTCCCACCCCGTGAGGCACTCCTTGCAGGAGCGGCGGGCTATTTCGACGCCATGGCCGTTCCGGGTAGGGTACGCCTGCTGTTGCTCGACGGGCCGGCCGTGCTGGGCGTCACCGAAATGGCGGCTCTCGACGCCGCCCATGGCGGCAGAACGCTGGAGGAAGGCCTCGCTGCCGCCATGGCTCCGCACCGCCTGGAGGAGAAGACGGTCAAGGCGATGGCATTCCTGTTATCGGCCGCCTTCGACCGCGCTGCGCTCGAGATCGATGCGGGCGCCGCACGGGCCGACTATGCCTACGCCATCGACAGGCTGATCGATCGCCTGATCGCTCAATGA